One genomic segment of Mastomys coucha isolate ucsf_1 unplaced genomic scaffold, UCSF_Mcou_1 pScaffold22, whole genome shotgun sequence includes these proteins:
- the Tmem156 gene encoding transmembrane protein 156, whose product MTERAFLKLFVAIVITFILVLPEFFKTPKERTQELSCLEACLLPNFTYPLSSFNFSPVAFLQPAEETQTIMGISPNHSSFQSFAEICQGITSGLPMCSLCLVCESKGDVDFTSQEQTSKGLVMRGSMEVKASDFYSPCQYFNITAALIADPMKEENTTCTPATHHGQATAVDEDPAREKSLNHTCRFMKNMNNCAHIFLRLEMDVKSVTCSVRITWYILVLLVFMLGIIFIIHKILEDHRRVRRRQSHKYKSTSVLLRGGDSAKLSTLNVRVIPESTQRLPLVRVMEVLPPIPELEVDSPVHQQDQYTRLSLDNLD is encoded by the exons ATGACAGAAAGGGCTTTCCTTAAATTATTTGTGGCCATAGTGATCACCTTCATTTTAGTTCTGCCAGAATTTTTCAAGACACCAAAAG AAAGAACCCAAGAGCTCTCCTGTCTGGAAGCGTGTTTACTGCCTAATTTCACCTATCCACTTTCTTCCTTCAATTTTTCTCCTGTGGCTTTTCTGCAACCAGCAGAAGAAACACAGACTATTATGGGAATCTCTCCAAATCACTCCAGTTTCCAAAGCTTTGCTGAGATTTGCCAAGGCATCACAAGTGGATTGCCGATGTGCTCCTTGTGTTTGGTTTGTGAATCCAAAGGAGATGTGGATTTCACTTCTCAGGAACAAACATCAAAAG GTCTTGTCATGAGGGGATCAATGGAAGTGAAGGCAAGTGACTTTTACTCACCCTGTCAGTATTTTAATATCACCGCCGCTCTTATAGCTGACCCTATGAAGGAAGAGAACACTACCTGCACCCCTGCAACCCACCATGGACAAGCCACAGCTGTAGATGAAGATCCAGCCAGGGAAAAGTCTCTCAACCACACTTGTAGATTTATGAAAAATATGAACAACTGCGCTCACATTTTCTTGCGCCTAGAAATGGATGTAAAAT cTGTCACTTGTTCCGTGAGAATCACTTGGTACATTTTAGTGCTATTAGTTTTTATGCTAGGCATCATCTTTATTATCCACAAAATACTTGAAGACCATAGGAGAGTGCGGAGACGGCAGA GTCATAAGTACAAATCTACATCTGTTCTCTTAAGAGGGGGTGACTCTGCGAAGCTGAGCACTTTGAACGTGAGGGTTATTCCAG AGTCCACTCAAAGGTTGCCCTTAGTGAGGGTCATGGAAGTGCTCCCCCCAATACCAGAGCTTGAAGTCGATTCTCCTGTGCACCAGCAAGATCAATATACACG gCTATCCTTGGACAATCTGGACTGA